Part of the Longimicrobiales bacterium genome, GCCGCCGGCGGCCGACAGCGCCCAGCCGTCACCGAGCTCGGCGCGCAAGCCGGCCAGCGCCGACCTGGACTCCGGCGTCGGATCCGTGCCGAGCGGGGTCGGCCCGTCCGCCCGTCGCACATAGCCGTTCAGCGTGGCGGACACCCTGCGCGTGAACGGCACCGTCGCATTGATGGCCGCCGTGTACAGCCGGTTCTCATCCGAATCCGTCTCGGCCGAGAACGTCGGCGCAACGCGCGGCGCGAAGCCGGCTTCGGCCCATGCCAGCTGCTCGAGCACATCACGGTCGTCCGGACGGAGCCGGGCGGCTGCTTCCGCATGGTCCAGCGCCTCGCGGCTGCGGCCGCGCCAGCGAAGCACCTGGCTCATGCCTACATGGGCATCCGCGTTGTCCGGCTCCGCCGCGAGCGCATCCCGCCAGAGCCTCTCCCCGGCCTTCAGGTCGCCGCGCCAGGTCGTGACGCGCGCCATTCCGCGCAGCGCTTCGGCGTCCGACGCATCCGCGTCGATCAGCGCGCGATACGCGGAAGCCGCTTCGCCGTAACGCCCGGCCCACGACAGGAACCGGGCACGCGTGTGCAGCGCGTCCGATGTCGCGGCATGCGCGATGACATCATCCAGCACGGCCAGCGCACGATCGTAGCTGCCGCTCCATGCCAGCACGTTCGCGAGGTCGGTGCGCGCCTCCGCAGAGGGCGCCAGGCGGACGACGCGCTCGAGCAGCGGTATCGCGCGGACGTACTCGCGCTCCCAGCCGAACAGCAGGCCCAGCCGATGCAGCGCCTGCACGTCCATCGAGTCTGCCGCGACACGCTGCGTGTACAGCGCGCGCGCCTGTGCATGGTCGCCCGCCGCCCAGGCTGCTGCGGCCGGATCCTCCTGCTGCGCGGTCGCAGGCATCGTCACCAGTGCCTGCATCAGCACGGCCCCCGCGACCGCGAGCAGAACATGTCTCATCGTGAGTATCCTCATCGTTGTCTCTCGCGCGCTCATGGGTTCACCACGCGCGCTGCCGGAGTCAGTTCCTGGAATACCTGCCGCATGGCGTCGAACACCGGGCGGCGCCGGCTCCGGAAGCGCGGCTGCTCCCAGGCCGTCCATGTGAAATGCGCGACATCCTGACTCTGGCCTGACTCCGGCCAGACCTGCCACTCGCCGCGCGCCCCGCGCGCGGCGGCGACGATGCGGATGCCATCCACCTGCCGCGATTCAGTGGTGGCGGGATCCCGCACGTAACGGCTGCTGGGGTCGGTCACGCCGATGAGGCTCCACGGAATGCGAACTTCGATCGCACCGGCGCCGATGCGTTCCCACGCTCCATCCGGGAGCGGACCCTCGCGCAGCACGCCGCGGTCATAGCCCATCCCCAGGTAATGCGTCGAATCGGCCGCGACCCGGGCGCGGTTCACTACGGTCAGAAGACGCTCGTAACGGCCGTCCGCCTTCGACGCGCGGCTGTGTGCCGGCCGCAGGCCATGCGTGTAGGAGCCCGTGAAGAAGCCCGTCGGCCTGTTCTGGATCTGACTGGCAATGTCACCCCGCACCGCGCCGCGCGGCAGCGTCTGCACCTCGAACGCGAAAGCACCCGGAGCCGCGACGATACGCGCCTCCGCGGAATCGATCTCGAGCACATACTCCAGTCCTGCGGCGCTCGGCGGTGCACCCGCGCCCGGGAACCGCAGCGCGCCGGCGGCGGCATCGACGATGTCGAAGCCGACGGCCAGACTGCCGATCGTGGCGGCCGTGGCGGCCGGACCGCTCACGTGCAGCCACAGGAAGGCCTCGTCGGCATGTGTGCGGATGCGTGTGCCGTCCGCGCCTGCGTAGAGCGGCGCGATGGTGTCCCATGCAGCACGGCGCTGCCCGAGTGTTTCGCCCAGCCGCATGACAGGCTCGAGCGCGTTCACGCCGTAGTGCTGCTCCGGGTTCATGCGGTTCCACCACATGCGGTTCCGCTCGGCGGGCTGCTCGTTGGGCTGCTCGACCCAGCTATGCTTGAACCACTCGTCGATCCACGCGAACAGCACGCCGCCCGCCATGTTCGCCGCTGCGATCTCGCGTGTGAGCCGCGCATTGATCTCCGCGCTCTCCGCCTCTGTATGGCCGCCGTGATGCCAGCCCTGCGGATTGAAGTGCGCGATGCCCCAGCTCGTCGGCACACCGTACTCCGCGATGACGAGCGGCACGCCCTGGAACCGCTGCTTCAGGTCCGTCATGTAGCCGAAGTACGACGACTTACCGTACGGAGACTCCGCCGCGCCGTAGACCGGGTCGTGCACCAGGAAGTCCGGGTAGTACGGGTAGACGTGGAACGCCGCGAACCAGCCGGCCGGGTACTGCGCCGTCGCGCTCACCGGCACCTCGCCCAGCGCGACCTCATCCTCGTTGTGCACACGCCGGGTCCGATCGTAGTCCACACCGCGGATCGCCAGCTCATCCTGGCTGTTGATCTCGACCGCGTGTCGCATCGGGTCGAGCGTCGGCCAGTTCGTGTAGGCGACAGGTCGTTGTGTGCGATACTCCAGCGTTTCGTACGCGACCGCGTGGTCCATCGCTTCCGCCATCCAGGCATCCATTGCCGGCGCGTCATCGATCCCCACGTAACGGCCGTCCCACCCGCGCGGACCGGGGTAGCGCTCGTTGAATTCCGCGACCGAGTACGGCTCCCACTCGCGGCCGAGGATCAGGCCGAGCGTCCAGCGCGACACATCGGCGGTGTAGTAGCCGGCCGCGTGGCCGGGCCGCGGCCGCACATCCGCACGGCCGTGCAGCACGTCGATGACGCGCTCCATCTCGCCGAAGAACTCCGCCTTCCAGATCGCGTTATGGTAGTCGTCGCCCGGCGGCAGCTCCGCCCACACGCCGTGCAGCAGCCACAGCGCGCGATCCGGGTGCGCCTCGTTGTGCGCGGCGAGCGCGCTGTAGAACGATGGCGGGTGCAGCGTGTAGACGCGGATGGTGTTCGTGCCCATCGCGGCGATCTCATCGATCCAGCCGCGGTACGTTGCCGAATCGGGGAACTCGCTCGGGAACCGGCCGGGCAGAGCCGCGCCGATGTTTACACCCTTGATATAGAACGGCGACCAGCCACTGGCAGTGCGAACCTCCAGGATGTCGCCGTTGGCGCGTGCATGGAACACCAGCGAGTCCGGGAGCAGGAGCTCCGGCCGGTCCGGCCGCGGACCCATGCCTTCCGGTACACTCGCGAGGTGACGACGCACGTCATCACGCTCGGGATCGAGCCGCAGTACCTGCTCGAACAGGCTGCGCGCCTCGTCGTACTCCACGGCGCGCCATGCGACGAGGCCCAGGCCCGTGAGCGCGTCCACGTGCCGAGCGTTGTGCTTCAACACCCATTCCAGGTGCATGCGTGCGCTGTC contains:
- a CDS encoding tetratricopeptide repeat protein, which gives rise to MRHVLLAVAGAVLMQALVTMPATAQQEDPAAAAWAAGDHAQARALYTQRVAADSMDVQALHRLGLLFGWEREYVRAIPLLERVVRLAPSAEARTDLANVLAWSGSYDRALAVLDDVIAHAATSDALHTRARFLSWAGRYGEAASAYRALIDADASDAEALRGMARVTTWRGDLKAGERLWRDALAAEPDNADAHVGMSQVLRWRGRSREALDHAEAAARLRPDDRDVLEQLAWAEAGFAPRVAPTFSAETDSDENRLYTAAINATVPFTRRVSATLNGYVRRADGPTPLGTDPTPESRSALAGLRAELGDGWALSAAGGVTDRSAGDPTAVYSAAIASPAWLPVTASAAWSHSVLDATADLMGRDVTMDNVSLSAGAEPLRSLRVDAGFSFTRFESLTSNDRLLGRVGLEVRPTSWLRVRPRVTAFRFENTVQEGYFAPDEYGLAELGIGIDRYMSRWSISAEAAPGAQRIGSDGDMQGALSARARVGYTIAPGREIGIGVTFSELGLERLTPGDAGYRYQAMVLSGSWGF
- a CDS encoding tetratricopeptide repeat protein, which encodes MIRSLVIVAGTILAATAVSVPPALQCPDVADAYTATGWREYQANRLPQAQRAFAAARARCPDHIESRVGLGYVALRNAELDSARMHLEWVLKHNARHVDALTGLGLVAWRAVEYDEARSLFEQVLRLDPERDDVRRHLASVPEGMGPRPDRPELLLPDSLVFHARANGDILEVRTASGWSPFYIKGVNIGAALPGRFPSEFPDSATYRGWIDEIAAMGTNTIRVYTLHPPSFYSALAAHNEAHPDRALWLLHGVWAELPPGDDYHNAIWKAEFFGEMERVIDVLHGRADVRPRPGHAAGYYTADVSRWTLGLILGREWEPYSVAEFNERYPGPRGWDGRYVGIDDAPAMDAWMAEAMDHAVAYETLEYRTQRPVAYTNWPTLDPMRHAVEINSQDELAIRGVDYDRTRRVHNEDEVALGEVPVSATAQYPAGWFAAFHVYPYYPDFLVHDPVYGAAESPYGKSSYFGYMTDLKQRFQGVPLVIAEYGVPTSWGIAHFNPQGWHHGGHTEAESAEINARLTREIAAANMAGGVLFAWIDEWFKHSWVEQPNEQPAERNRMWWNRMNPEQHYGVNALEPVMRLGETLGQRRAAWDTIAPLYAGADGTRIRTHADEAFLWLHVSGPAATAATIGSLAVGFDIVDAAAGALRFPGAGAPPSAAGLEYVLEIDSAEARIVAAPGAFAFEVQTLPRGAVRGDIASQIQNRPTGFFTGSYTHGLRPAHSRASKADGRYERLLTVVNRARVAADSTHYLGMGYDRGVLREGPLPDGAWERIGAGAIEVRIPWSLIGVTDPSSRYVRDPATTESRQVDGIRIVAAARGARGEWQVWPESGQSQDVAHFTWTAWEQPRFRSRRRPVFDAMRQVFQELTPAARVVNP